Proteins co-encoded in one Polaromonas vacuolata genomic window:
- the yjgA gene encoding ribosome biogenesis factor YjgA, translated as MNNKTPKAIKGYWSNGRFVKPEEIAAEEVGPPSKTQLKAEADEKQALGEALLTLRADLMARLDLPDKLRDAIASAKKITNFEGRRRQMQFIGKLMRPLDCDPIREAIDEQLNGSAQLTLALHLAEQWRDKLVADDLALQDWLTAYPATDSQQLRALIRQTRKDYKPENPGEAPRHGKAYREVFQLVKETMKNANQESQE; from the coding sequence ATGAACAATAAGACTCCCAAGGCTATCAAAGGCTACTGGTCCAACGGCCGATTCGTCAAACCCGAAGAAATCGCTGCCGAAGAGGTCGGTCCGCCCAGTAAAACCCAGCTCAAAGCCGAAGCTGATGAAAAACAGGCATTAGGTGAAGCCCTGCTGACCCTGCGCGCCGATTTAATGGCGCGCCTAGACTTGCCTGACAAATTACGTGACGCTATCGCCAGCGCCAAAAAAATCACTAACTTCGAGGGCAGACGCAGGCAGATGCAGTTCATCGGCAAGCTAATGCGCCCGCTTGACTGTGATCCAATTCGCGAAGCCATAGATGAACAGCTAAACGGCTCTGCCCAGCTCACGCTAGCTTTGCATTTAGCTGAGCAGTGGCGTGACAAGCTGGTGGCCGATGACTTGGCCTTGCAGGACTGGCTAACCGCCTACCCGGCGACCGACTCACAACAATTGCGTGCGCTGATTCGGCAAACCCGCAAAGACTACAAACCTGAGAATCCAGGCGAAGCGCCGCGTCACGGTAAGGCTTATCGCGAAGTATTTCAACTGGTCAAAGAGACCATGAAAAACGCTAACCAGGAAAGCCAAGAGTGA
- the mog gene encoding molybdopterin adenylyltransferase — MSQDTVRYEAVRIGIVSVSDRASAGVYVDQGLPALKDWLTRALLNPISFDERLIPDEQDGISAALIALVDAGCSLVLTTGGTGPSLRDVTPEATQAVAHRDMPGFGEQMRQISLQFVPTAILSRQCAVLRDKSLIINLPGQPKAIAETLEGLKDAQGTQLVNGIFAAVPYCIDLIGGPYLETRDEVCTAFRPKSARRVQPA, encoded by the coding sequence GTGAGTCAGGACACCGTCCGCTATGAGGCGGTCCGCATCGGCATAGTCTCGGTCAGCGACCGGGCCTCTGCTGGGGTGTATGTCGATCAAGGCCTGCCGGCCTTGAAAGACTGGCTCACACGCGCTCTGCTCAACCCGATCAGTTTTGATGAGCGCTTGATCCCCGACGAGCAGGACGGCATCAGTGCCGCTTTGATAGCCTTGGTTGACGCTGGCTGCTCGTTGGTGCTGACCACAGGCGGTACTGGCCCGTCTCTGCGTGACGTCACGCCTGAGGCAACTCAGGCGGTGGCGCACCGAGACATGCCGGGGTTTGGCGAGCAAATGCGCCAGATTAGCTTGCAGTTTGTGCCCACCGCCATACTCTCGCGTCAATGTGCTGTGCTACGGGACAAAAGCTTGATCATCAACCTACCCGGTCAACCCAAGGCAATTGCAGAAACGCTAGAAGGCTTAAAAGATGCGCAAGGAACGCAGCTAGTCAACGGTATTTTTGCCGCCGTGCCGTATTGCATTGACTTGATAGGCGGGCCTTACCTAGAGACCCGGGACGAGGTCTGCACGGCCTTTAGGCCTAAATCAGCGCGGCGAGTTCAGCCGGCATAA
- a CDS encoding inositol monophosphatase family protein — MSSNLHPMLNVAIKAARAAGAIINRAALDVEAVRVSVKQTNDFVTEVDQAAEAAIIEILTTAFPTHGILAEESGSEHGAQDSDFVWIIDPLDGTTNFIHGFPVYCVSIAMAYKGKVEQAVVYDPTRNDIFCATRGRGAYMNDRRIRVAKRTRMQECLISTGFPYRPGDKLKSHLNMLGEIIGQCAGVRRPGAAALDLAYVAAGFSDGFFEAGLQPWDVAAGSLLVTEAGGLVGNFTGQSEFLHQGECVAGNPRIYGQMISTLGKYSKFADAGDKAKVRIAANEQAQEKSDGDVATNAVQAAPATKTTLKSTRIKAGAKPVAAPVVATPTDAPITESSTDADDANNAKPVIPAAPF, encoded by the coding sequence ATGTCCAGCAATCTACACCCCATGCTCAACGTGGCCATCAAGGCTGCACGCGCCGCCGGCGCCATCATCAACCGCGCAGCCCTTGATGTTGAGGCCGTGCGCGTCTCGGTCAAGCAGACCAATGATTTCGTCACCGAGGTCGACCAAGCTGCCGAAGCGGCGATCATAGAAATCCTCACCACCGCCTTTCCTACTCACGGTATTCTTGCCGAAGAGTCGGGCAGCGAGCATGGCGCGCAAGATTCAGACTTTGTCTGGATCATCGATCCGCTGGACGGCACCACCAATTTCATACACGGCTTTCCGGTTTACTGCGTCAGCATTGCAATGGCCTACAAAGGCAAGGTAGAGCAAGCCGTGGTCTATGACCCGACCCGTAACGATATTTTCTGCGCCACACGTGGCCGCGGTGCTTACATGAATGACAGACGCATTCGCGTCGCCAAGCGCACCCGCATGCAGGAATGCTTGATCTCCACCGGCTTTCCGTACCGTCCGGGCGATAAGCTCAAAAGCCATCTCAACATGTTGGGCGAAATCATTGGTCAATGCGCTGGCGTGCGTCGCCCGGGCGCAGCCGCTTTAGATTTGGCCTATGTGGCAGCTGGTTTTAGCGACGGCTTTTTTGAAGCCGGCCTACAACCATGGGACGTAGCCGCCGGCTCATTACTGGTCACAGAAGCGGGTGGCTTGGTCGGCAACTTCACCGGTCAAAGCGAATTTTTACACCAAGGCGAATGCGTAGCCGGCAACCCGCGCATCTACGGTCAAATGATTAGCACATTGGGCAAATACAGTAAGTTTGCAGATGCTGGCGATAAAGCAAAAGTGCGTATTGCAGCGAACGAGCAAGCACAAGAAAAATCCGATGGCGACGTCGCGACAAATGCCGTTCAAGCAGCACCAGCGACCAAGACCACGCTCAAGTCGACACGCATAAAAGCCGGTGCTAAGCCTGTTGCCGCACCTGTTGTAGCAACTCCAACTGATGCACCGATCACAGAATCATCGACCGATGCTGATGATGCAAACAATGCAAAGCCAGTAATTCCCGCTGCACCGTTTTAA
- the cysE gene encoding serine O-acetyltransferase: MFSRIRSDIQCILDRDPAARTSWEVLTCYPGLHAVVMHRRAHWCWNNGFKWLGRFISQFTRFFTGIEIHPGAVIGERVFFDHAMGVVVGETAEVGDDCTIYQGVTLGGTSLYKGSKRHPTLGRGVVVGAGAQVLGGFAVGDGARIGSNAVVVKPVPAGATAVGNPARIIQADTDVRREEAASQMGFSAYGVTQNDDPVSQAMRGLIDNAAAQEKQVALLWAAIEILSDSAAEIRKKCVPADAARKQTFAADKLNELIGK, translated from the coding sequence ATGTTTTCTAGAATCCGTTCCGACATTCAATGCATTCTCGACCGCGACCCGGCCGCCCGCACCAGCTGGGAAGTACTCACTTGCTACCCCGGCCTGCATGCGGTGGTGATGCACCGCCGCGCCCACTGGTGCTGGAATAACGGCTTTAAATGGCTGGGTCGGTTTATCTCGCAGTTCACGCGCTTTTTTACCGGTATCGAAATTCATCCCGGCGCTGTCATTGGTGAACGGGTTTTTTTCGACCATGCTATGGGCGTTGTGGTTGGCGAGACCGCTGAAGTTGGTGATGACTGCACGATTTACCAAGGCGTCACGCTGGGCGGCACCTCGCTCTACAAAGGCTCTAAGCGGCACCCGACATTGGGCCGCGGTGTAGTCGTCGGTGCAGGCGCCCAAGTACTGGGTGGTTTTGCGGTGGGTGACGGTGCACGTATTGGCTCTAACGCGGTGGTGGTTAAACCGGTGCCAGCGGGGGCGACGGCGGTGGGAAACCCGGCCCGCATTATTCAGGCCGATACTGACGTGCGGCGCGAGGAAGCCGCCAGCCAGATGGGTTTTTCTGCCTACGGCGTGACCCAAAACGATGACCCGGTATCTCAAGCCATGCGCGGCTTGATAGACAACGCGGCGGCGCAAGAAAAGCAAGTTGCGTTGCTGTGGGCGGCGATTGAAATCTTGTCTGACTCTGCGGCCGAGATTCGCAAGAAATGCGTGCCGGCGGATGCGGCACGCAAGCAGACTTTTGCAGCCGATAAGCTCAACGAGTTAATCGGAAAATAA
- a CDS encoding RNA methyltransferase: MKTRFVLINTSHAGNVGATARAMKVMGFDDLVLVAPRWPNVLRREETIQRASGALDILKNARIVETLDEALDGMTHLCATAMTPRDFGPPTLSPREHFKQLLNAAPAAAPPPEGVAFLFGCERFGMSNEDVYRCHAALCIPTDPHFSSLNLAAAVQLIAYDWREALGGYPAPVANAERGLADAAQIAGMLGHWEQALTATGFLDPAAPKKLMPRLNQLFNRANLSTEEIHILRGIAKAMQHNMPSQPALAVPAAQQ, translated from the coding sequence ATGAAAACCCGTTTTGTATTGATCAATACCAGCCACGCCGGCAATGTAGGCGCTACTGCGCGCGCCATGAAGGTCATGGGCTTTGACGACTTGGTGCTGGTCGCGCCGCGCTGGCCCAACGTTTTGCGGCGTGAGGAAACCATTCAGCGGGCCAGTGGTGCGCTGGATATTTTAAAAAATGCACGCATTGTCGAAACCTTAGATGAAGCACTGGACGGTATGACGCATCTGTGTGCGACTGCCATGACGCCGCGCGATTTTGGTCCGCCCACTTTGTCACCACGAGAACACTTTAAGCAGCTTTTAAACGCTGCGCCTGCGGCTGCGCCGCCACCCGAGGGCGTGGCATTTTTGTTTGGTTGTGAGCGTTTTGGTATGAGTAATGAAGATGTTTACCGTTGCCATGCGGCGCTCTGCATTCCGACTGACCCGCATTTCAGCTCACTCAATTTAGCCGCTGCCGTGCAGTTGATTGCCTACGATTGGCGCGAAGCTTTGGGTGGTTACCCAGCGCCTGTCGCGAATGCTGAGCGTGGTTTGGCCGATGCGGCTCAAATCGCTGGCATGTTGGGTCATTGGGAGCAAGCGCTGACGGCAACTGGTTTTCTCGACCCCGCTGCACCTAAAAAACTCATGCCGCGGTTAAACCAATTATTTAACCGTGCAAATTTAAGCACAGAAGAAATTCACATCTTGCGCGGTATCGCCAAGGCCATGCAACACAACATGCCAAGCCAGCCTGCTCTAGCAGTGCCGGCGGCTCAGCAGTAG
- the proX gene encoding glycine betaine/L-proline ABC transporter substrate-binding protein ProX, translating to MMASAATLPGKGVTVSPLQTPIAEETFQTLLVSKALRKLGYKVEGIKEIDYAAAHIAIANGDATFMADHWNPLHADFYTSAGGAEKISRTGTYVANAAQGYLIDKKTADKYKITNISQLADPKIAKLFDSNGDGKANLSGCNPGWGCEAVIEHQLTAYKLRATVTHNQGSYAAIIADTISRFKAGKPVLYYTWTPYWVSTVMRPGIDVVWLEVPFSSLPGEQSKLDTKLPNGKNYGFVINKQQIIANKKFVEANPAAGKLFEIMQLPVADVNAQNSRMNDGENKAADIERHTNGWIKAHQATFDGWIAQAMLAGKK from the coding sequence ATGATGGCATCGGCCGCAACACTGCCAGGCAAAGGCGTAACCGTCAGCCCACTGCAAACACCGATTGCAGAAGAAACATTTCAAACCTTGCTGGTGTCTAAAGCACTGCGCAAGCTAGGCTATAAGGTCGAAGGCATTAAGGAAATCGACTACGCTGCAGCGCATATTGCGATTGCTAACGGCGACGCTACTTTCATGGCGGACCACTGGAATCCACTGCACGCTGATTTTTACACCAGCGCTGGCGGTGCAGAGAAAATCTCGCGCACTGGCACTTATGTTGCCAACGCAGCACAGGGTTATTTGATCGACAAGAAAACTGCCGACAAATACAAAATCACCAACATCAGCCAACTCGCCGATCCGAAGATCGCCAAGTTGTTTGACTCCAACGGTGACGGCAAGGCCAACTTATCTGGATGCAACCCAGGCTGGGGCTGTGAAGCGGTTATCGAGCATCAGCTCACCGCCTACAAACTGCGCGCAACTGTTACCCATAATCAGGGCAGCTACGCAGCCATCATTGCAGACACCATCAGCCGCTTTAAAGCCGGCAAGCCGGTTCTGTACTACACCTGGACTCCGTACTGGGTTAGCACTGTGATGCGCCCCGGTATTGACGTGGTGTGGCTCGAAGTGCCATTTAGCTCACTGCCAGGCGAGCAATCTAAACTCGACACCAAACTGCCAAACGGAAAGAACTATGGTTTCGTGATTAACAAGCAGCAAATTATTGCCAACAAAAAATTCGTAGAGGCAAATCCAGCTGCCGGCAAACTTTTTGAAATCATGCAATTGCCAGTGGCTGACGTGAACGCTCAGAACTCACGCATGAATGATGGCGAGAACAAAGCTGCCGACATCGAACGCCACACCAATGGTTGGATCAAAGCCCACCAAGCCACTTTTGACGGCTGGATTGCACAAGCCATGCTGGCTGGTAAAAAGTAA